In Saccharomonospora marina XMU15, one genomic interval encodes:
- a CDS encoding [protein-PII] uridylyltransferase, translated as MVEGGLAEAANRLLEGHHGRLGAAALRAALVDLYEFWLSRAATAAGVDTAEPGVALVAVGGLGRREVVPFSDLDLVLVHDANPKVGEIADALWYPLWDARVGLDHSVRTPGEALKVATEDLRTAMGLLDARHIAGDEELSGRLVAAAREHWRRTARKRLPELAESTRARWQRSGELAQSAEPDLKYARGGLRDLGLLDAFAAAQLCDRPGQELRAARTLLLDVRTELRRELRRDRDVLGVVEAELVAGELELGDRFSLARRLSGAGRTVGYAVDVALRSAAEPPRSRFSRRPSRIPLDEGVVLHGSEVALARDAIPARDPGLLLRVAAASARTGNPIAPGTLRTLADSAPELRAPWPQQARQALTALLGAGEGLVDAVEALDRTGLWARLFPEWGAVRDLPPREPVHVWTVDRHLVRTCVEAAGLTTTVSRPDLLLLGALLHDIGKGREADHSELGARIAAQVATRIGLPEADAALVSAMVRHHLLLPHTATRRDISELETVERVAKTIDGHAVLLELLHALAQADSLATGPGMWTEWKAGLVGELVRRCRGLLHGKPLPAPEPIDETQRELVSAAARSARGQVRVSTSGRLTDVVLAVPEGAQLLAPAAGVLALHSLQVHSAVLRGHPGGHVGVFTASPKFGSPPDTALLREQFARAVAGTLPLAAKLAEKESAYESPNLAGTAPRVLWFDDETSGHSTVVLELRAADRVGLLYRVAGALRECRAEVRWARVATLGTAVVDSFAIRPRHGSPDAAWRHKVERAVLAAAV; from the coding sequence GTGGTCGAAGGGGGGCTGGCCGAGGCAGCGAACCGGCTGCTGGAGGGTCACCACGGAAGGCTCGGCGCGGCGGCACTGCGAGCCGCGCTGGTCGACCTGTACGAGTTCTGGTTGAGCAGGGCCGCCACGGCGGCCGGCGTCGACACCGCCGAACCCGGTGTCGCGCTGGTCGCCGTAGGCGGCCTCGGCCGTCGCGAGGTCGTGCCGTTCTCCGACCTCGACCTCGTACTCGTCCACGACGCGAACCCGAAGGTGGGGGAGATCGCCGACGCGTTGTGGTACCCGCTGTGGGACGCGAGGGTGGGGCTGGATCATTCGGTCCGCACTCCGGGGGAGGCGCTCAAGGTCGCCACCGAAGACCTGCGTACCGCGATGGGACTGCTCGACGCCCGCCACATCGCGGGTGATGAGGAACTTTCCGGGCGGCTGGTGGCCGCGGCGCGGGAACACTGGAGACGCACGGCACGCAAGCGTTTGCCGGAACTGGCCGAGTCGACCAGGGCCCGCTGGCAGCGAAGCGGCGAGCTCGCCCAGTCCGCCGAGCCCGACCTGAAGTACGCCAGAGGCGGCCTTCGCGATCTCGGGCTGCTCGACGCGTTCGCCGCGGCGCAGCTTTGCGACCGGCCGGGGCAGGAGCTGCGGGCGGCCCGCACACTGCTGCTCGACGTGCGCACCGAGCTGCGCAGGGAACTGCGGCGCGACCGTGACGTGCTCGGCGTGGTCGAAGCCGAGTTGGTGGCAGGCGAACTGGAGCTGGGTGACAGGTTCTCCCTCGCCCGCAGGCTGTCCGGCGCGGGCAGAACGGTCGGCTACGCCGTGGACGTGGCGCTTCGGTCGGCCGCCGAGCCGCCGAGGAGCCGCTTCTCCCGGCGGCCGAGCCGTATCCCGCTGGACGAGGGGGTGGTGTTGCACGGCAGCGAGGTGGCGCTGGCGCGTGACGCGATACCCGCCCGCGACCCGGGATTGCTGCTGCGCGTCGCCGCCGCGTCGGCCCGAACGGGCAACCCCATCGCGCCAGGCACGTTACGCACCCTCGCCGACTCGGCACCCGAACTGCGGGCGCCCTGGCCACAGCAGGCGAGGCAGGCGCTGACAGCGCTGCTCGGTGCGGGAGAGGGGCTCGTGGACGCGGTGGAGGCACTGGACCGCACGGGGCTGTGGGCACGGCTGTTCCCCGAGTGGGGAGCGGTGCGTGACCTGCCCCCGCGCGAACCGGTGCACGTGTGGACGGTGGACCGCCATCTCGTGCGCACCTGCGTGGAGGCGGCCGGGCTCACCACCACAGTCTCGCGGCCGGACCTGTTGTTGCTGGGAGCGCTGCTGCACGACATCGGCAAAGGCCGCGAGGCCGACCACTCCGAGTTGGGCGCGCGCATCGCCGCGCAGGTGGCGACCCGGATCGGGCTGCCGGAGGCGGACGCCGCGCTGGTGTCGGCCATGGTGCGTCATCATCTGTTGCTGCCGCACACGGCGACGCGCCGCGACATCAGCGAGCTCGAGACCGTGGAACGGGTCGCGAAGACCATCGACGGCCACGCGGTGCTGCTGGAGTTGTTGCACGCGCTCGCGCAGGCCGACTCGCTGGCGACGGGGCCGGGGATGTGGACGGAGTGGAAGGCAGGGCTGGTCGGCGAGTTGGTGCGGCGCTGCCGGGGGCTGCTGCACGGAAAGCCGTTGCCCGCACCCGAACCCATCGACGAAACCCAGCGGGAGCTGGTCTCCGCCGCGGCGCGTTCGGCCAGGGGCCAGGTTCGCGTCAGCACCTCCGGCAGGCTCACCGACGTCGTGCTCGCCGTCCCGGAAGGCGCGCAACTGCTCGCACCGGCCGCCGGTGTACTCGCTTTGCACTCGCTGCAGGTGCACTCCGCCGTGCTGCGCGGCCATCCCGGCGGCCACGTGGGTGTGTTCACCGCGTCGCCGAAGTTCGGGTCGCCGCCGGACACCGCGTTGCTTCGCGAGCAGTTCGCCAGAGCGGTGGCGGGCACCCTGCCGCTGGCCGCGAAGCTGGCCGAGAAGGAAAGCGCGTACGAGTCGCCGAACCTGGCGGGCACGGCGCCAAGGGTGTTGTGGTTCGACGACGAGACCTCCGGGCACAGCACCGTCGTGCTCGAACTGCGCGCGGCCGATCGAGTCGGCCTGCTGTACCGGGTGGCGGGCGCGCTGCGCGAATGCCGGGCCGAGGTCCGCTGGGCGCGGGTGGCCACACTCGGTACGGCGGTGGTGGACTCCTTCGCCATCCGGCCGCGCCACGGCAGCCCGGACGCGGCATGGCGGCACAAGGTGGAGCGCGCCGTGCTGGCCGCCGCCGTGTGA
- the ku gene encoding non-homologous end joining protein Ku — MRTVWKGTIGLGSFAIPVKAYSATSEPGTGLVQVHTTDGGRLRYRRVCEVDGAEVPAEEIGKGYQSAGGDVVVLSEEELASLAGAAAESIRIQCFVRGEQIDPLLHSKSYYLEPEVSANKPYVLLCEALRLADRVAVVKVALRQRETLGVLRVAGQVLVLQTLHWPQAVRGADFPFLHEDVDLRVAQVRAAANLIENLSGDFEPHRFTDGYPDAVSALVEARLEGTDVVRPTEPEQEEGVAELLATLREHAQQRADTDQLAARRTAVNRAEAAAGEAKQAERKARKAASKARAAPKGSR; from the coding sequence ATGCGCACCGTGTGGAAGGGCACCATCGGCCTCGGCAGCTTCGCCATCCCGGTCAAGGCCTACAGCGCCACCTCCGAACCGGGCACCGGTCTGGTACAGGTTCACACCACCGACGGCGGCAGGCTCAGGTATCGGCGGGTCTGCGAGGTGGACGGTGCCGAGGTGCCCGCAGAGGAGATCGGCAAGGGCTACCAGTCGGCGGGCGGGGATGTCGTCGTCCTCAGCGAGGAGGAACTCGCCTCGCTGGCGGGCGCGGCCGCGGAGTCGATCCGCATCCAGTGCTTCGTGCGCGGCGAGCAGATCGACCCGTTGCTGCACTCCAAGAGCTACTACCTGGAGCCGGAGGTCTCGGCCAACAAGCCGTACGTGTTGCTGTGCGAGGCGCTGCGACTGGCCGACCGGGTGGCGGTGGTGAAGGTGGCGCTGCGGCAACGCGAAACGCTGGGTGTGCTTCGGGTCGCCGGTCAGGTGCTGGTGCTGCAGACGCTGCACTGGCCGCAGGCGGTCCGTGGCGCGGACTTCCCTTTCCTGCACGAGGACGTCGATCTGCGTGTGGCGCAGGTGCGGGCGGCGGCGAACCTGATCGAGAACCTGTCCGGTGACTTCGAGCCGCACCGTTTCACCGACGGCTACCCCGACGCTGTCTCCGCACTCGTCGAGGCCAGGCTGGAAGGAACGGACGTGGTGCGGCCTACCGAGCCCGAGCAGGAGGAAGGCGTGGCCGAGTTGCTCGCGACCTTGCGCGAGCACGCGCAGCAGCGCGCCGACACCGACCAACTGGCCGCTCGGCGGACCGCCGTGAACCGGGCCGAGGCGGCCGCGGGTGAGGCGAAACAGGCCGAGCGCAAGGCACGCAAGGCGGCGTCGAAAGCTCGTGCTGCGCCGAAGGGCAGCCGTTAG
- the ffh gene encoding signal recognition particle protein produces MFDTLSDRLTSVLQNLRGKGKLSDADIDATAREIRIALLEADVALPVVRAFIGHVKERAKGAEVSEALNPAQQVVKIVNEELVAILGGETRRLNLAKNPPTVIMLAGLQGSGKTTLAGKLALWLKKQGHAPLLVACDLQRPNAVTQLQVVGERAGVPTFAPEPGNGVGDPVDVARRSVDEAKRAQHDVVVVDTAGRLGVDEEMMRQAADIRDVVQPDETLFVVDAMIGQDAVTTAEAFRDGVGFSGVVLTKLDGDARGGAALSVRHVTGQPILFASNGEKLEDFDVFHPDRMASRILGMGDVLTLIEQAEQAFDQEKAEEAAAKLGTGELTLEDFLEQMLAVRKMGPIGNLLGMLPGAGQMKDQLAQVDDAHLDRLQAIIRGMTPEERANPKMINASRRQRIARGSGVAVRDVNDLVNRFFEARKMMQQMAGRFGFGGGPGGGKKNRKGKKGKKGKGRGPTQPKVRGGFPGGMPGGFPPAAGGAGMPDLSQLGGGLNDLPPGFDPAKLKLPKKK; encoded by the coding sequence GTGTTCGACACACTCTCCGATCGGCTCACGTCGGTCCTGCAGAACCTGCGCGGCAAGGGCAAGCTCTCCGACGCGGACATCGACGCGACGGCGAGAGAGATCCGGATCGCTCTGCTCGAGGCCGACGTCGCCCTGCCGGTGGTGCGGGCCTTCATCGGGCACGTCAAGGAGCGCGCGAAGGGTGCCGAGGTATCGGAGGCGCTCAACCCCGCACAGCAGGTCGTCAAGATCGTCAACGAGGAACTCGTCGCGATCCTCGGCGGTGAGACCCGCAGGCTGAACCTCGCCAAGAACCCGCCGACGGTCATCATGCTCGCCGGTCTGCAGGGCTCCGGTAAGACCACGCTCGCGGGCAAGCTCGCGCTGTGGTTGAAGAAGCAGGGCCACGCACCGCTGCTGGTGGCCTGCGACCTGCAGCGGCCCAACGCGGTGACCCAGCTCCAGGTCGTCGGGGAGCGGGCCGGAGTACCGACGTTCGCTCCGGAGCCTGGCAACGGGGTCGGTGACCCCGTCGACGTGGCCCGCCGCTCCGTCGACGAGGCCAAGCGCGCCCAGCACGACGTGGTGGTCGTCGACACCGCGGGTCGCCTCGGCGTGGACGAGGAGATGATGCGGCAGGCCGCCGACATCAGGGACGTCGTACAGCCGGACGAAACGCTGTTCGTGGTGGACGCCATGATCGGGCAGGACGCCGTCACCACGGCGGAGGCGTTCCGCGACGGCGTCGGGTTCTCCGGAGTCGTGCTCACCAAGCTCGACGGTGACGCCCGTGGCGGTGCGGCGCTCTCGGTGCGGCACGTCACCGGTCAGCCGATCCTGTTCGCCTCCAACGGGGAGAAGTTGGAGGACTTCGACGTCTTCCACCCCGACCGCATGGCCAGTCGCATCCTCGGGATGGGCGACGTGCTCACCCTGATCGAGCAGGCAGAGCAGGCGTTCGACCAGGAGAAGGCCGAGGAGGCGGCCGCCAAACTCGGCACGGGCGAGCTGACGCTGGAGGACTTCCTCGAACAGATGCTGGCCGTGCGCAAGATGGGGCCGATCGGCAACCTGCTCGGCATGCTGCCCGGTGCCGGGCAGATGAAGGACCAGCTCGCCCAGGTCGACGACGCGCACCTGGACCGGCTACAGGCGATCATCCGGGGGATGACCCCCGAGGAGCGGGCCAACCCGAAGATGATCAACGCCTCGCGCAGGCAGCGGATCGCCCGCGGTTCGGGCGTCGCCGTGCGCGACGTCAACGACCTGGTGAACCGCTTCTTCGAGGCCCGCAAGATGATGCAGCAGATGGCGGGCCGGTTCGGCTTCGGCGGCGGTCCCGGCGGTGGCAAGAAGAACCGCAAGGGCAAGAAGGGCAAGAAGGGCAAGGGGCGCGGTCCCACGCAGCCCAAGGTGCGTGGTGGCTTCCCCGGCGGCATGCCGGGCGGGTTCCCTCCGGCGGCAGGCGGCGCTGGCATGCCGGACCTGTCCCAACTCGGCGGCGGCCTCAACGACCTTCCGCCCGGCTTCGACCCCGCGAAGCTGAAGCTGCCGAAGAAGAAGTAG
- a CDS encoding amidohydrolase family protein, translating into MYHLRGTVLPEGEERDVWITEGRISFTPVEPAESLAGAFLLPGLVDAHCHPGIGVGGPTTLEEAIEQALTDRDAGTLLIRDCGLPIDAGPLQRRHDLPRIIRAGRHLSLPKRYVPGLGIDLDSPDDLPAAVAEQAAAGDGWVKLVGDWIDRAVGDLAPLWPDDVLAEAVRVAHDAGARVTAHVFGESALPGLIGAGIDCLEHGTGLSGELLGELARTGTALVPTLINIENFPRIADQAAKYPTYAAHMRALHAGVDDMVGAALDAGVPVYAGTDAGGMVDHGRLVDELEALHRAGMSTEQALASGCWAARDWLGHPGITDGAPADLLVFDSDPRQDLDVLRSPLHIVLRGTVIK; encoded by the coding sequence ATGTACCACCTGCGTGGCACGGTGCTGCCCGAGGGCGAGGAACGCGACGTCTGGATCACCGAAGGGCGGATTTCGTTCACACCCGTGGAGCCGGCCGAGTCGCTCGCCGGGGCGTTCCTGCTGCCCGGCCTGGTCGATGCCCACTGTCATCCCGGTATCGGGGTCGGCGGGCCGACGACGCTCGAGGAGGCCATCGAGCAGGCGCTGACCGACCGTGACGCCGGGACGCTGCTGATCCGTGACTGCGGGCTGCCGATCGACGCAGGGCCGCTGCAACGCAGGCACGACCTGCCGCGGATCATCCGCGCCGGGCGGCACCTGTCGCTTCCCAAGCGCTACGTCCCCGGACTCGGCATCGACCTGGACTCACCGGACGACCTGCCCGCGGCAGTCGCCGAGCAGGCCGCGGCCGGGGACGGCTGGGTGAAACTCGTCGGCGACTGGATCGACCGTGCCGTGGGCGACCTGGCGCCGTTGTGGCCCGACGACGTGTTGGCCGAGGCGGTGCGCGTCGCGCACGACGCGGGCGCCCGGGTGACGGCGCACGTGTTCGGTGAGTCGGCGCTGCCCGGGCTGATCGGCGCCGGGATCGACTGCCTCGAGCACGGCACCGGTCTTTCGGGTGAACTGCTGGGTGAGTTGGCTCGCACCGGCACCGCGCTGGTGCCCACGCTCATCAACATCGAGAACTTCCCCCGCATCGCGGACCAGGCGGCGAAGTACCCCACCTACGCGGCGCACATGCGAGCCCTGCACGCCGGGGTGGACGACATGGTCGGCGCGGCGCTCGACGCGGGCGTGCCCGTGTACGCGGGCACCGACGCGGGAGGCATGGTGGACCACGGCAGGCTCGTGGACGAACTCGAGGCGCTGCACCGGGCAGGGATGAGCACGGAGCAGGCGCTGGCCTCGGGATGCTGGGCGGCCCGCGACTGGCTCGGCCATCCCGGGATCACCGACGGCGCACCCGCTGACCTGCTCGTCTTCGACTCCGATCCCCGGCAGGATCTCGACGTGCTCCGCAGTCCCCTGCATATCGTGCTGCGGGGAACCGTGATCAAGTGA